The following nucleotide sequence is from Psychroflexus torquis ATCC 700755.
TTATCAAAAAGCCCTATCTAGCCAAATTCATACGTTCAATCTTCTAAATCTACCTGAAAATTTTAAAGTTACTTTAATACCTTCAGGGTGTTGCGGAATGGCAGGAAGTTTTGGTTACGAAAAGGAGCATTATCAAGTGAGCCAATCTATAGGAGAACTTGTTTTGTTTCCAGCAGTTAGAAAATCAAAAGAGGCTATTATTTGTGCAAATGGAACCAGTTGTAGACATCAAATAAAAGATGGTACTCAAAAAGAGGCTTTACATCCAGTGACTATTTTAAATAAATTTGTCTTAGAAGTTTAAATCTATCGAAGAGTCTATCAGATTTTGATTGGACTGTATAGACACATCTGGAATTTCAAAATTCAACTGTTCTGGGATGTCTTCAAAAGTAATATCTGTGCTGACATCACTTTTAATTAAACCGATATCTTTTGCGTAGTAATTAGTTATCGTGGAGGCGTTCTGCTCTTGAAGAATCGTAAAATCAGAAAAGACAATAAAAACACTCGCCGATAAATTAAGGTTAATTTTTGAGCTATATACGTCTGAATAAGTCTGACCGTTTACAGTCATATTATCCATAAAACCAGCATGAGTAAAATTGATTTCATACTCAAGGCTTACTGGAAAACCATTTATGTTTCTTTCAACTTCGCCTAAAGAAGAATAAAGAACGTCTCCTTGAATTAAGGCTGCGTCGTAAAGAATAACTCCTAATAAAGGTATTGTAAAGTTTGGAAGTTCATCATTGAGAAATACTGAATATTCTCCATCAAAAATGATGGTTTGCTCACCATTCTGTTTAAAGACTTCTCCTGAACTAAGAATAGTGGTAAAAACCCCAGAAAAATTAGTGACCGTTTTGGTGAAACTAAAGCGTTGTGGATTTTGAGCATTGACCCCAGAAATACTTAAGTTTTCACGACCTGTTATGGTATTCGAATTTTCTCTAGAGGTGTTCTCATAAGTCCAAGAATTATCTAAAGCTAGGGGGAAATAATTTGAGTCTGATAAGAGGATGTTTTCATCCTCGCTTGCACAAGAGTAACAAAACAAAAGGAAAATAAGTCCTAGATAAACGCTTGCTTTTTTCATAAAATGAACATTTTGTGCAATTTAGGTATTTTTCATGACTAAACTTCTTTGTCATTGATAACAATAGAGGGACTTGTGCGATTTTCATCACTAGTTTTTATTTCTTTTTTCCCTAAATCAGAATAGTGGAAGAGTTTCCAGCGGTTATCATGAAATTCTAGGGCAGTTAAGTTTTCAACCCAATCGCCAGAATTTAAATACAGGCAAGTTCCTTTTTTGTTAACTTTTCTGGATATTTGTGGCTGATGTATGTGTCCGCAAATCACATAGTGGTAACCGTTTTCTATAGCCAAATCTGTTACAGTTTTTTCAAAATCATCAATAAATTTCACTGCTTTTTTGACGGAGTTTTTAATTTTTTTGGATAGTGAATACTTTTCTTTACCAAACTTTAAAAGCCAAAAGTTTAAAAATCTATTGCCTAATATGAGTAAGTCGTACCCCCAGCCTCCAAGCTTTGCAATCCACTTTGCATTTTGAATAAAAATATCGAACACATCACCATGAAAAAATCAAGCCTCTTTACCGTTAAGAGTCAAGGTTAGTTTGTCAACAAGTTTAATATTTCCGATTTCAAGAGTGCTTAGTTTTCTCAGCATCTCATCATGATTACCTGTAATATATGTAATCTCTGTTCCTGTCATTGAGAATTCAATTAAAGTTTTGATGATTTCTAAATGAGATTTTGGAAAGCAATTTTTTCTGAATTGCCAAATATCGATGATATCACCGTTTAGAATGATTTTTTTGGGCTGGATTGAATTCAGATAGATTAATAATTCATCAGCATGGCATCCAAAGGTGCCTAAATGAATATCGGATAAAACCATTAAGTTGACTTTTCTTTTCAAAATGAGAAGTTTTACTCAAAGTAAGCGAGAACATATTACCAATAGGTAAATTGTATATTATGAAAGGTTGATGTAAAGATTATTAACTGATATAAACGGTTAACATAAAATTTACCTCCTTCAAGACAGAATACTGATTTTAATGGTAATCTGTTTAGATTGTTTTTTGATTATTGATGAAAACGATTACATTTGTTTAAAACCACATATGGCATCAAATAGCTTCGGAAATTTTCTTAAACTTACAACCTTTGGTGAATCTCACGGAGTCTCCATTGGTGGAATTCTAGATGGAGTTCCTCCAGGGATCCAATTGGATTTAGAGAAAATTCAGAAAGATTTGGATAGAAGAAAACCTGGCCAATCTGCAATAGTCACTCAACGTAAAGAGTCTGATATCGTCCACTTTAAGTCAGGGATTTTTGAAGGGTTAACCACGGGATTACCAATTGGATTCGAAATTCATAATACAGATAACAAATCAAAAGATTACGGTCATATAAAAGATGTGTATAGACCAAATCACTCCGATTATACTTACGATCAAAAATACGGCCAAAGAGATTATAGAGGCGGAGGAAGATCTAGCGCGAGGGAAACTGCTTCTTGGGTTGTTGCTGGTGCTATAGCTAAACAAATTCTGAATGATGTCCATTTCACGGCTTATACTCACGCTGTAGGAGATTTAGAATTGCAGAGTGAAGATAGTGTTGACTTTGATGTTATCGAAAAGAATCCTGTTAGATGTCCTAATGTAATGAGGGCTATTGAAATGGAAGATTATATTAAAAAAATAAGAAAAGAGGGAGATACTATTGGCGGTATAGTGAAATGTGTCATCTCCAATGTTCCTAAAAACCTAGGCGACCCTATCTTTGAAAAACTTCACGCCAATTTAGGAAAAGCTATGATGACTATTAATGCTGTAAAAGGATTTGATTATGGTTCTGGTTTTGAAGGCGTTTCGATGAAAGGGAGTGAACATAATGATTTGTTCAATGTAGATGGAACAACGAAAACCAATCATAGTGGTGGCATACAGGGTGGTATTTCCAATGGGATGAATATCAATTTTAGAGTAGCTTTTAAACCTGTGGCTACCCTTATGCAAAAGCAAAAAACAATAAACAAAAACGCTCAAGAAGTAGAAATGCAAGGCAAAGGTCGTCATGATCCATGCGTAGTTCCTAGAGCTATTCCTGTTGTTGAGGCTATGTCGGCTTTAGTTTTGGCAGACGCCTTTTTACAAAATAAATCTCTTAATTAATTTAAATGAAAAAATTAGAATTACACTGGCAAATCCTTATTGGTATGGGATTGGGAATTGCTTTCGCATACATTTTATCTTTTTTTAGCTGGGGAAGCGATTTTATCACCGATTGGATTAAGCCATTTGGTAGTATGTTCATCAATGCACTTAAACTTATTGCAGTTCCCTTGATTTTAGCGTCTCTTATCAAAGGAGTATCTGATTTAAAGGATATTTCAAGCCTTTCACAAATGGGCCTAAGAACTATTCTTACGTATTTAGCGACTACAGTTATTGCGGTTAGCATTGGTCTTGCTATCGTTAATATATTCGAGCCTGGTAAGAGCATAGAAAGTGAAACCCGAGAAGAACTCGTGCAGAGTTATGGGGGTGATGCAGAATTAACCAGACAAAATGCACAAAAGCAAAAGGATTCTGGACCTTTGCAAGCTTTAGAAGACTTGGTGCCAGATAATATATTTGGAGCAGCATCTAGCAATTCTAATATGCTACAAGTTATTTTCTTTGCTATCTTTTTTGGTATTGGCATGATTTTAATACCAGAAAAAAAATCTAGGCCCATCAAAGAATTTTTTGATTCCTTAAATGAGGTTATATTGAAAATGATAGATCTTATCATGTTAGCAGCACCTTACGGTGTTTTTGCATTATTAGCAGCGTTGGTCGTTGAAGCACCAAGCGCAGATCTCTTTATTGCTTTGGCATTCTACGGCTTGTGTGTCGTGTGTGGGCTAATTATTATGATTGGAGTTTATGCGTTAATTGTAGGCATCTTCACCAAAAAATCACCGCGTTTCTTTCTCAATGGTATCTCACCAGCTCAACTCTTGGCCTTTTCTACAAGTTCTAGTGCTGCAACTTTACCTGTAACAATGGAAAGAGTGGAGGAGCATCTCGGGGTACATCCTCAGGTTTCCAGTTTCGTATTACCCATAGGTGCAACTATTAACATGGATGGAACTAGTCTATATCAGGCAGTAGCAGCGGTATTTATCGCTCAAGCGTTTGGTATGGAACTGAGTTTTGTTGCTCAGCTTGGGATTATTGCTACTGCAACTTTAGCCTCAATAGGTTCTGCTGCAGTACCAGGAGCAGGAATGGTTATGCTTGTTATAGTTCTTGGTCAAGCGGGAATACCTGAAGCTGGTCTTGCTCTTATTTTTGCTGTAGACAGACCATTAGACATGTTAAGGACTTCTGTAAATGTAACCGGTGACGCTGCTGTAGCTATGTTAGTGGCAAAATCACAAAACAAATTAGGCGATCCAAAAGTGAAAAACTGGGATGATAAGTACACAAAAGAAATAGATTTAGAAAAATAGATTTTAGGAAATCATTATCAAACTAAAAAGGCAGCTATATAGCTGCCTTTTTAGTTTGATAATGATTTTGTTACTATTTGAAATAACTGAAATCTTCCCCACTTTTAATTTCAAGTAAAGAGTTATAAATTAATTTGATGACATTCTCAACGTCAGATTTATGTACCATCTCTACGGTGGTATGCATATATCTTAATGGTAAAGAGATAAGCGCAGAAGCTACACCGCCATTGCTATAAGCAAACGCATCAGTATCTGTACCTGTCATTCGGCTTGCAGCTAAACGTTGAAAGGGAATATTGTGTTTCTCTGCAGTATCGATAAGAAGCTCTCTCAGTTTGTTTTGTACTGCAGGAGCATAACTTATAACAGGACCTGCCCCAATCTTAGTGAAACCTTCTTTTTTCTTTTCTATCATTGGCGTAGTCGTGTCGTGACAAACGTCAGTAACGATAGCTACATTAGGCTTTATAGTTTGGGCTATCATTTCAGCTCCTCGTAAGCCAATTTCTTCTTGAACAGAGTTAGTAATATATAATCCAAATGGTAGCACTACATTGTTTTCCTTTAGCATTCTAGCTACTTCAGCAATCATAAAACCACCCATTCTATTATCTAAACCTCTACACACAAACTTATCTCCATTCAGAATGAAAAATTCGTCTGGATAGGTAATAACACAACCAACGTGGACTCCAAGCTTTTCAACCTCTTCTTTAGTATCACAACCAACATCTATACAAATGTTATCAGATTTTGGGGATTGCTCGTTCGATTTATCTCTGGTGTGTATGGCTGGCCATCCAAAAACCCCTTTTACAATGCCTTTTTTGGTATGGATGTTTACCCGCTTGGAAGTTGCTATTTGATGATCGCTGCCTCCATTTCTGATCACATAAATTAAACCTTCATCAGTGATATAATTGACGTACCAGGATATTTCATCGGCATGACCTTCTATAACCACCTTAAAATCAGCGTCAGGATTTATAATACCAACGGCTGTTCCGTAGGTATCTGTAATGAATTCATCTACGTAAGGTTTTAGATAGTCCATCCAAAGCTTTTGACCCTCCGATTCATAACCAGTTGGAGCGGCATTATTTAAATACTTTTCTAAAAATTTTAGTGAATTATCGTTCATATCTATTCTTTTTGTTGTGCGAATTTAATAAAGTATTGAGATATAGTTGAAAATGAATCCTTAATTTTGGAACAATTTTAGAGGTTAATACTATAAATTACTTTATTTT
It contains:
- a CDS encoding M42 family metallopeptidase, with the protein product MNDNSLKFLEKYLNNAAPTGYESEGQKLWMDYLKPYVDEFITDTYGTAVGIINPDADFKVVIEGHADEISWYVNYITDEGLIYVIRNGGSDHQIATSKRVNIHTKKGIVKGVFGWPAIHTRDKSNEQSPKSDNICIDVGCDTKEEVEKLGVHVGCVITYPDEFFILNGDKFVCRGLDNRMGGFMIAEVARMLKENNVVLPFGLYITNSVQEEIGLRGAEMIAQTIKPNVAIVTDVCHDTTTPMIEKKKEGFTKIGAGPVISYAPAVQNKLRELLIDTAEKHNIPFQRLAASRMTGTDTDAFAYSNGGVASALISLPLRYMHTTVEMVHKSDVENVIKLIYNSLLEIKSGEDFSYFK
- a CDS encoding dicarboxylate/amino acid:cation symporter, translated to MKKLELHWQILIGMGLGIAFAYILSFFSWGSDFITDWIKPFGSMFINALKLIAVPLILASLIKGVSDLKDISSLSQMGLRTILTYLATTVIAVSIGLAIVNIFEPGKSIESETREELVQSYGGDAELTRQNAQKQKDSGPLQALEDLVPDNIFGAASSNSNMLQVIFFAIFFGIGMILIPEKKSRPIKEFFDSLNEVILKMIDLIMLAAPYGVFALLAALVVEAPSADLFIALAFYGLCVVCGLIIMIGVYALIVGIFTKKSPRFFLNGISPAQLLAFSTSSSAATLPVTMERVEEHLGVHPQVSSFVLPIGATINMDGTSLYQAVAAVFIAQAFGMELSFVAQLGIIATATLASIGSAAVPGAGMVMLVIVLGQAGIPEAGLALIFAVDRPLDMLRTSVNVTGDAAVAMLVAKSQNKLGDPKVKNWDDKYTKEIDLEK
- the aroC gene encoding chorismate synthase → MASNSFGNFLKLTTFGESHGVSIGGILDGVPPGIQLDLEKIQKDLDRRKPGQSAIVTQRKESDIVHFKSGIFEGLTTGLPIGFEIHNTDNKSKDYGHIKDVYRPNHSDYTYDQKYGQRDYRGGGRSSARETASWVVAGAIAKQILNDVHFTAYTHAVGDLELQSEDSVDFDVIEKNPVRCPNVMRAIEMEDYIKKIRKEGDTIGGIVKCVISNVPKNLGDPIFEKLHANLGKAMMTINAVKGFDYGSGFEGVSMKGSEHNDLFNVDGTTKTNHSGGIQGGISNGMNINFRVAFKPVATLMQKQKTINKNAQEVEMQGKGRHDPCVVPRAIPVVEAMSALVLADAFLQNKSLN